A window of the Lactuca sativa cultivar Salinas chromosome 7, Lsat_Salinas_v11, whole genome shotgun sequence genome harbors these coding sequences:
- the LOC128127301 gene encoding uncharacterized protein LOC128127301, with the protein MKAAQAFVQTNNLDKEMDECIEKLKGLEWGDSDPKYITALMLFAENAGYIWIRKKKKRIERIKAKESEETGHAYTQDLIHGCPIQCFDMMCLSQDAFVLLCNHFTQRNWLQRSRTISVEEKMAIFLHVIGHNERFRAVKERETIVPTSSNTPRNPSERHRRLKNIFPGALGALDGTLVHAVVPVDEQTRYRGRGKDKYYFCDAAYTNTRGFMAPTRNTRYWLVDFQRNRALTKEERFNHAHAQLRNIIKRAYGVLKMRFPILKCMAPYPFPVQRDIVIACVAVHNFIKKYDIQDDLFTNFEQNTMVTPNMGGGGSESQNIQGIEWGSEAVEYMTTLRDQIANQLLSNGSR; encoded by the exons ATGAAGGCGGCTCAGGCGTTCGTGCAAACTAATAATCTTGACAAGGAGATGGATGAATGTATTGAAAAATTGAAAGGCTTAGAGTGGGGAGATTCTGATCCGAAATACATCACTGCTCTTATGTTGTTTGCTGAAAATGCTG GATACATATGGATAAGGAAA aaaaaaaaaagaattgaaaGAATAAAAGCTAAGGAATCGGAAGAAACCGGGCATGCATATACACAAGATTTGATACACGGATGTCCTATACAATGTTTTGATATGATGTGTCTTTCACAAGATGCATTTGTATTATTATGCAATCATTTTACTCAAAGAAATTGGTTGCAACGTAGTAGGACAATAAGCGTTGAAGAGAAGATGGCTATATTTTTACATGTTATAGGACATAATGAACGTTTTCGAGCTGttaaagaaag AGAAACTATTGTACCAACATCTTCTAATACACCAAGAAATCCCTCGGAACGACATAGACGGCTAAAAAACATATTTCCTGGAGCATTAGGTGCACTAGATGGAACACTTGTACACGCAGTTGTGCCTGTTGATGAACAAACTCGCTataggggaagaggaaaag ATAAATATTACTTTTGTGATGCCGCATACACCAACACCCGTGGATTTATGGCTCCTACCCGCAATACTAGGTATTGGTTAGTTGATTTTCAAAGAAACAGAGCTTTAACAAAGGAAGAAAGGTTTAATCATGCtcatgcacaacttagaaatATCATTAAACGAGCTTATGGTGTATTGAAGATGAGATTTCCAATTTTAAAATGTATGGCTCCTTATCCTTTTCCAGTGCAAAGAGACATAGTTATTGCTTGTGTTgcggtccataattttataaagaaatacGATATTCAAGATGACCTATTTACGAACTTTGAACAAAACACTATGGTTACTCCTAATatgggaggtggaggaagtgagagCCAAAACATACAAGGCATAGAATGGGGTTCAGAAGCCGTTGAGTATATGACTACTTTGCGTGACCAGATTGCTAATCAGTTACTTTCAAATGGTTCACGTTAA